A genomic segment from Lignipirellula cremea encodes:
- a CDS encoding gamma-glutamyl-gamma-aminobutyrate hydrolase family protein, giving the protein MHCKPLIGLNADFRATRKDSPAFSYLMSGYYDAVIATGGIPVIVPPLEDEADLHSVLDQLQGFVLVGGADLDPRRDGFMLHPAMRLLEPRRETFDRMLAGVLTERRMPVFGIGGGMQLLNVAQGGNLMFHLPEDMPGALPHKDPQDPAHRHGLEIAPDSLMERVFGDGEIRVNSMHHMAVDDLAPGFRVTARCPDGVIEAFESAIPDWLVVGTQFHPEAESASAIDIRIFDEFIMGVKERMTQTAPLDEVRMVA; this is encoded by the coding sequence ATGCACTGCAAGCCTCTGATTGGATTGAACGCAGATTTTCGGGCCACGCGTAAGGATTCGCCTGCCTTTTCCTACCTGATGTCCGGCTATTACGACGCCGTCATCGCAACGGGAGGCATTCCCGTGATCGTCCCCCCGCTTGAGGACGAAGCAGATCTCCACAGCGTACTCGACCAGTTGCAAGGATTTGTCCTTGTCGGCGGAGCCGACCTCGATCCGCGGCGTGATGGATTCATGCTGCACCCGGCCATGAGGTTACTGGAACCGCGACGCGAAACATTTGATCGCATGCTTGCCGGCGTGCTGACCGAACGCCGGATGCCGGTGTTTGGCATCGGCGGCGGGATGCAGCTGTTGAATGTCGCGCAGGGCGGCAATCTTATGTTCCACCTGCCGGAAGATATGCCGGGCGCCTTGCCGCACAAGGATCCCCAGGATCCGGCTCATCGCCACGGTCTGGAAATTGCCCCCGATTCGCTGATGGAACGCGTGTTTGGCGATGGCGAAATTCGCGTCAACAGCATGCACCACATGGCGGTCGACGATCTGGCTCCCGGTTTCCGCGTTACGGCTCGCTGCCCCGACGGCGTGATCGAAGCGTTCGAAAGCGCGATCCCCGATTGGCTAGTGGTGGGCACCCAGTTCCACCCCGAAGCCGAATCGGCCTCGGCCATTGATATCCGCATTTTCGATGAGTTCATTATGGGCGTGAAAGAACGGATGACCCAGACGGCTCCTCTCGATGAAGTGCGCATGGTCGCCTAG
- a CDS encoding 3-oxoacyl-ACP synthase III, which yields MRYQQVCVESFGYTLPEEVVSSEEIESRLEPLYQRLRLPAGRLELMTGIRERRFWARGVLPSQKSIESGEKAILASGIDRSQIGVLIHASVCRDHLEPATACRVHHGLRLPNNCLIYDVSNACLGLLNGVLQVANMIELGQVSAGLVVGSEGSRELVETTINSLNRDTALTRAKIKSAVASLTIGSGSCGILLTSAKQSQTGNRLLAACSRAHSEFHELCHSGSDEAAAGGMAPLMETDSERLMHEGIATGVETFKDFQHESGWRPQDIHKTFCHQVGSGHRKMMLEALGADPARDFATLEWLGNTGSVALPITMARGLECGFAGPGDNIGMFGIGSGINCLMLGAAWQHTLVKGELTPSEHAVLHPPTPSIAAL from the coding sequence ATGCGTTATCAACAGGTCTGCGTAGAGTCGTTCGGTTATACGCTGCCCGAAGAGGTTGTTTCCTCGGAAGAAATCGAATCCCGCCTGGAACCCTTGTACCAGCGTTTGCGGCTCCCAGCGGGCCGCCTGGAGCTGATGACGGGTATCCGCGAGCGACGCTTCTGGGCGCGGGGCGTGCTTCCCAGCCAGAAAAGCATCGAAAGCGGCGAAAAAGCGATCCTCGCCAGCGGCATCGATCGCAGCCAGATCGGCGTGCTGATCCACGCTTCTGTCTGTCGCGATCATTTAGAGCCAGCCACCGCCTGCCGCGTGCATCATGGCCTGCGTCTGCCCAATAATTGCCTCATTTACGATGTCTCCAACGCCTGCCTGGGACTGCTCAACGGCGTCCTGCAGGTCGCCAACATGATCGAGCTGGGGCAGGTTTCAGCCGGCCTGGTTGTCGGCAGCGAAGGCAGCCGCGAACTGGTGGAAACGACCATCAACTCGCTCAATCGTGATACGGCCCTCACCCGCGCCAAGATCAAATCGGCCGTTGCTTCGCTGACGATTGGCTCCGGCAGCTGCGGCATTCTGCTCACCTCGGCGAAGCAGAGCCAGACCGGCAACCGCCTGCTGGCCGCCTGTTCCCGGGCCCACAGCGAATTCCACGAGCTGTGCCACAGCGGCTCCGACGAAGCGGCCGCCGGCGGGATGGCCCCGCTCATGGAGACCGACTCCGAGCGGCTAATGCACGAAGGCATCGCCACCGGCGTGGAAACCTTCAAGGACTTCCAGCACGAAAGCGGCTGGCGGCCCCAGGATATCCACAAAACGTTCTGCCACCAGGTCGGCTCGGGCCATCGCAAGATGATGCTTGAAGCCCTCGGCGCCGATCCCGCCCGGGACTTCGCCACGCTGGAATGGCTGGGCAACACGGGCTCTGTCGCCCTGCCGATCACCATGGCCCGCGGTCTGGAATGCGGCTTTGCCGGCCCCGGCGACAACATCGGCATGTTCGGCATCGGCTCCGGCATCAACTGCCTGATGCTGGGCGCCGCCTGGCAGCATACGCTGGTTAAAGGGGAACTAACCCCCAGCGAACACGCGGTGCTGCACCCGCCGACCCCCTCGATCGCCGCCCTGTAG
- a CDS encoding DUF4339 domain-containing protein, which translates to MSSDWFYLSDGMQQGPISAQELERLAREGELDPDARIRRQEMDRWETALRVKDLFPAAVTQSVPPATSDDGIVDVEIVEVESTEAEPPDEPHQEQSQAQPRQHAQPHQQPAPQPIDPVQGFIASCAAPATTLTASSPPAVPPGLSAQAAMEEAARQAKSAIGTLSRMFKQPAPLAHALLPAASPAPATAASHGAAPSAKPTLRVVPGWEPSTPGMAAGPAARLPDGVSEEQVLCRVAVEYQGGHPDATDAANGVLYLSRQRLDFIADMADYDLQLPLSQLSSIREPRRGSYPRAMLEQAAKAKVAAENSKLLANFAGSMIGGIGGQAVKAIGKSSASNAGKLGPKPTNRLTVVVRDGDARHKAYFDVSGNANEEMEEQAQTFWMKASAAISGSGKSSSKKTKIPAAYGTGDMASHRLTGDASFAAGSRFRVRRGEEIFGPMTGQELAGRLHRGELLPTDMIGMETWIPVDAFAELASTSLATSASSPRHAAPGKSFSAPDLSAFEPADDTEKKRSPSRSRKHTAGRSAAAAGLAAGAAKRMRGKGPSLSAVGIDADGDGFLETAGLDTDGDGAIDTIGIDTNHDGRIDTVGADSDQDGRIDVVGLDTDYDGQIDTIGVDTDHDGEVDIMGLDTDDDGEIDEVYDAIEEEEFDTDEDADVDDDEEDDEEDDEEDDDEEDDEEDDEEDDEEDEEDEEDEEDEEDDFDDFEDEDFDEEDDD; encoded by the coding sequence ATGTCTAGCGATTGGTTCTATCTGTCGGACGGAATGCAGCAGGGGCCCATCTCTGCGCAAGAACTGGAACGGCTGGCCCGGGAGGGCGAGCTGGATCCCGACGCCAGGATCCGTCGCCAGGAGATGGACCGCTGGGAAACGGCGCTCCGGGTAAAAGACCTGTTCCCCGCGGCCGTCACGCAATCGGTTCCGCCGGCGACTTCTGACGACGGGATCGTCGACGTAGAGATCGTCGAAGTCGAGTCGACCGAGGCAGAACCGCCGGACGAGCCGCACCAGGAGCAATCGCAGGCACAGCCGCGTCAGCATGCGCAGCCGCATCAGCAACCGGCGCCACAGCCGATTGACCCGGTCCAGGGTTTCATCGCGTCCTGTGCGGCGCCCGCTACCACGTTGACGGCATCTTCCCCTCCGGCCGTGCCGCCGGGATTATCGGCCCAGGCCGCCATGGAGGAGGCCGCCCGGCAGGCGAAGTCGGCGATTGGTACTCTCTCCCGCATGTTCAAGCAGCCTGCCCCGCTAGCGCACGCGTTGCTGCCGGCAGCATCGCCGGCGCCCGCTACCGCCGCATCCCACGGGGCCGCTCCGTCCGCGAAACCGACCTTGCGCGTTGTTCCTGGCTGGGAGCCGTCCACGCCCGGCATGGCGGCCGGGCCGGCAGCCAGATTGCCGGACGGCGTGTCCGAAGAACAGGTGCTTTGCCGCGTTGCCGTGGAATATCAGGGCGGCCATCCTGACGCCACGGATGCAGCCAATGGCGTGCTGTATCTGAGCAGGCAGCGTCTCGACTTTATTGCGGACATGGCCGATTACGATCTGCAGCTTCCGCTCTCCCAGTTAAGCAGCATCCGGGAGCCGCGTCGCGGTTCTTACCCCAGGGCGATGCTCGAACAGGCGGCCAAGGCCAAAGTAGCGGCCGAGAACAGCAAGCTGCTGGCGAACTTCGCAGGGTCCATGATCGGCGGAATCGGCGGCCAGGCCGTGAAGGCGATCGGTAAATCGTCGGCCAGCAATGCGGGCAAGCTAGGACCCAAACCGACGAACCGGCTGACGGTGGTCGTACGGGATGGCGACGCCCGGCACAAAGCGTACTTCGACGTTTCCGGAAACGCGAATGAAGAAATGGAAGAGCAGGCCCAGACCTTCTGGATGAAGGCCTCAGCCGCGATCAGCGGGTCCGGCAAAAGCTCGTCAAAAAAGACAAAGATTCCCGCCGCCTATGGTACGGGAGACATGGCGAGCCACAGGTTGACGGGGGACGCCAGCTTCGCAGCCGGATCGAGATTTCGGGTGCGCCGGGGAGAAGAGATTTTTGGCCCGATGACCGGTCAGGAACTGGCGGGCCGGTTACACCGCGGCGAACTGCTGCCCACCGACATGATTGGAATGGAGACGTGGATCCCGGTCGACGCGTTCGCCGAACTGGCCTCTACCTCTTTGGCCACTTCCGCCTCCAGCCCGCGGCATGCGGCGCCAGGCAAATCCTTTTCGGCGCCTGACTTGTCAGCGTTCGAGCCGGCAGACGACACGGAAAAGAAGCGTTCACCGTCCCGCTCCCGCAAACATACGGCTGGGCGATCTGCGGCCGCGGCCGGACTGGCCGCTGGAGCGGCAAAGCGGATGCGGGGCAAAGGTCCGTCTCTGTCTGCCGTCGGCATTGACGCCGATGGCGATGGCTTCTTAGAGACGGCCGGGCTGGATACCGACGGCGACGGCGCCATCGACACGATTGGCATCGACACCAATCACGACGGCCGGATCGATACCGTCGGCGCTGACTCCGACCAGGACGGCCGGATTGACGTCGTCGGGCTGGACACGGATTACGACGGCCAGATCGATACCATCGGCGTCGACACCGACCACGACGGCGAAGTCGACATCATGGGATTGGACACCGACGACGACGGAGAAATCGACGAAGTCTACGATGCCATCGAAGAGGAGGAGTTCGATACAGACGAGGACGCGGACGTGGATGACGACGAAGAAGACGACGAAGAAGACGACGAAGAAGACGACGACGAGGAAGACGACGAGGAAGACGACGAGGAAGACGACGAGGAAGACGAAGAAGACGAAGAAGACGAAGAAGACGAAGAAGACGATTTCGACGACTTCGAAGACGAAGACTTTGACGAAGAGGACGACGATTAG
- a CDS encoding ASCH domain-containing protein: protein MSEPVRCLSVRQPYAWAICAGVKDVENRGWTTKYRGRIAIHAGLYDGDIVEIYREVPELHDLPEVFTFGQIIGFADLVDVVQYSDDLADNPWAGGPYCWLLENAQLLKEPVPSRGRQSLYRLPEEVSRQLEQAEIAPLTEGDREWCEILHEAASGDFDEEEAFEDE from the coding sequence ATGTCGGAACCGGTGCGTTGTCTTTCGGTGCGGCAACCTTACGCCTGGGCGATCTGCGCTGGCGTCAAGGACGTAGAGAATCGCGGTTGGACCACCAAATACAGGGGACGCATCGCGATCCACGCAGGCCTGTACGACGGCGATATCGTCGAAATCTATCGCGAGGTTCCGGAACTGCACGACCTGCCCGAGGTGTTTACCTTTGGCCAGATCATCGGCTTTGCGGATCTGGTGGATGTCGTGCAATACAGCGACGACCTGGCAGATAATCCCTGGGCCGGCGGCCCGTATTGCTGGCTGCTGGAGAACGCCCAGTTGCTGAAAGAACCGGTCCCCTCGCGCGGCCGGCAAAGCCTGTATCGCTTGCCGGAGGAAGTCTCCCGCCAACTGGAGCAGGCCGAGATCGCCCCGCTCACCGAAGGCGATCGCGAGTGGTGCGAGATCCTGCACGAGGCGGCCTCTGGCGATTTCGACGAAGAAGAAGCGTTCGAGGACGAATAG
- a CDS encoding Gfo/Idh/MocA family oxidoreductase, giving the protein MKSPAATVSRRQFLQTAAVAGAVISAPMIVPARVFGANERILTGHIGLGGQGNSNLRKFTNQAAALCDVDSGHLARAMKTTADRGRDCAAFADYRKLLERKDIDAVVISTPDHWHAKTVVDACDAGKHVYCEKPLSLTIAEGRKMVEAARSNKRIVQTGSQQRSSSNFRYACELVRNGRIGKLQEVHVGIARTNHPFKTSPPPDSTPPAELDYDLWLGPAPERPYNEKRVHYNFRFFWDYSGGQMTNWGAHHIDIAQWGMGTDDSGPIAVEGTAKFHPQMWHEVTESCRIRYTYPSGVVMTVGQQQPDISMGTKFIGDKGTIFVDRGKLTSDPGDIIQQPIADDEIHLYNSSDHHGNFLDCIASGELPICDVEIGHRSATCCHLGNIAVRLGRKITWDPAAEKIQGDEEASALSDRPYRQPWTLG; this is encoded by the coding sequence ATGAAGTCACCTGCAGCGACCGTTTCGCGTCGCCAGTTCCTCCAGACGGCCGCCGTTGCGGGCGCCGTTATTTCCGCCCCAATGATCGTGCCGGCCCGCGTGTTCGGCGCTAATGAACGGATTCTGACCGGGCATATCGGCCTGGGCGGCCAGGGGAACAGCAACCTCCGCAAGTTCACCAACCAGGCGGCCGCTTTGTGCGATGTCGACAGCGGGCATCTGGCCCGGGCGATGAAAACGACCGCCGATCGCGGCCGCGACTGCGCCGCCTTTGCCGACTATCGAAAACTGCTGGAGCGGAAAGATATCGACGCCGTGGTGATTTCTACGCCCGACCACTGGCACGCCAAAACGGTGGTCGACGCCTGCGATGCGGGCAAGCATGTGTACTGCGAGAAACCGCTGTCGCTGACGATCGCCGAAGGCCGCAAGATGGTCGAGGCGGCCCGCAGCAACAAGCGGATTGTGCAGACCGGATCGCAGCAGCGATCGTCGTCGAACTTCCGCTACGCCTGTGAACTGGTCCGGAACGGTCGCATCGGCAAACTGCAGGAGGTGCATGTCGGCATTGCCCGGACGAACCATCCTTTCAAAACGAGCCCGCCGCCGGACTCCACGCCGCCGGCCGAGCTCGATTACGACTTGTGGCTGGGCCCGGCGCCGGAACGTCCTTATAACGAGAAGCGGGTGCATTACAACTTCCGGTTCTTCTGGGACTATTCAGGCGGCCAGATGACAAACTGGGGCGCCCATCATATTGATATCGCCCAGTGGGGCATGGGGACCGACGACAGCGGTCCGATCGCGGTCGAGGGCACGGCCAAATTCCATCCGCAAATGTGGCACGAAGTCACCGAGAGCTGCCGCATCCGTTACACCTATCCTTCCGGCGTGGTGATGACGGTCGGCCAGCAGCAGCCGGATATTTCGATGGGGACGAAGTTCATCGGCGACAAAGGGACGATCTTTGTCGACCGCGGCAAGCTAACCAGCGACCCGGGCGACATCATTCAGCAGCCGATCGCCGACGACGAAATCCATCTCTATAACAGCAGCGACCACCACGGCAATTTCCTGGACTGCATCGCTTCTGGCGAGTTGCCGATTTGCGATGTGGAAATCGGCCATCGGTCCGCCACCTGCTGCCACCTGGGCAACATCGCCGTGCGGCTGGGGCGGAAAATCACGTGGGATCCGGCCGCCGAAAAAATCCAGGGGGACGAAGAAGCCTCCGCGCTGTCGGACCGCCCTTACCGCCAGCCCTGGACGCTGGGTTAA
- a CDS encoding anhydro-N-acetylmuramic acid kinase has translation MAAAAQSLTRRTLGMCASADGERLCGAAVAASGNGLRMRLKLVAAANLPLPPHLTQNLLQLQKPGGSDGVLLSLLRQEMADQMVQLAALLTGRLEEHAAPLSIGVGDWLLVDEHHPGALPTPCSICDTHRLAELTGLTVVDDFAARDLAAGGNGMVLSLLPYWLLLADRSMTAPERIARVLIERLSTSEEFRMTYLPPHAVLADWLPPVHCETVSSAEAAVDLLLERTSPRADEPPLWPEVAGAVFDDPIDFDWHSAVQTVLPHGHAVPLADFHFDSDSLPAAAWATLALLHLDQAPANMPHMTGAETRRLLGRLTPGSPHLWSRLLREMHKVQPETMSLLRAI, from the coding sequence ATGGCAGCAGCGGCGCAATCTTTGACTCGCCGCACGCTGGGCATGTGCGCCAGCGCCGATGGCGAACGCCTGTGCGGCGCTGCGGTGGCGGCTTCCGGCAACGGACTCCGCATGCGCTTGAAACTGGTGGCGGCCGCCAATCTTCCGCTGCCGCCCCACTTGACCCAGAACCTGCTCCAGCTGCAGAAGCCCGGCGGATCCGACGGCGTACTGCTATCACTGCTGCGTCAGGAAATGGCCGATCAAATGGTGCAGCTGGCGGCCCTGTTGACTGGTCGACTGGAAGAGCACGCGGCCCCACTGTCGATTGGCGTAGGCGACTGGCTGCTGGTCGACGAACATCATCCAGGCGCGCTGCCCACTCCCTGTTCTATCTGCGATACGCATCGCCTGGCCGAATTGACCGGCTTGACGGTGGTCGATGATTTTGCCGCCCGGGATCTGGCGGCTGGCGGGAACGGGATGGTGCTTTCGCTTTTGCCGTACTGGCTGCTGCTGGCGGATCGCTCAATGACGGCGCCGGAACGGATTGCCCGGGTGCTGATCGAACGGTTGTCGACAAGCGAAGAGTTCCGAATGACCTATCTGCCGCCGCACGCCGTGCTGGCGGACTGGTTGCCGCCGGTGCATTGTGAAACGGTTTCCTCGGCCGAGGCGGCGGTGGACCTGTTGCTGGAGCGAACTTCCCCCCGGGCCGACGAGCCGCCGCTTTGGCCAGAGGTCGCTGGCGCCGTGTTCGACGATCCGATCGACTTTGACTGGCATAGCGCGGTGCAAACCGTGTTGCCGCACGGACACGCCGTACCGCTGGCGGACTTCCACTTTGATTCCGACTCCCTGCCGGCCGCCGCCTGGGCGACGCTGGCGCTGTTGCATCTCGACCAGGCTCCGGCCAACATGCCGCACATGACGGGGGCCGAAACGCGGCGTTTGCTGGGACGATTAACGCCTGGCAGCCCTCACCTGTGGAGCCGCCTGCTCAGAGAGATGCACAAGGTGCAACCGGAAACAATGTCGCTGCTGCGGGCGATCTGA
- the mutS gene encoding DNA mismatch repair protein MutS, with product MAKTPMMQQYDDAKAVCGDAVLLFRMGDFYELFYEDAKTAAQTLGLTLTSRDKGENPIPMAGFPHHQLDNYLGKLITAGHRAAVCEQVEDPKQAKGLVKREVTRVVSPGTVTDDALLDPRESNYLAAVAIDTSKGKKGDPERVGVAWADLSTGRFQAAVFPARQLADQLARISPSECLLPDDAKTLALDLEDSFFLTQRPDWSFALAAAEKALQKQFGSNTLAGFGFDENDSPAIRAAGALLDYLHETQKASLDHFDALLPYRVGSTLEIDEATRRSLELTRTIREGRREGSLLAVLDQCVTAMGSRLLADFLANPLTDRTLIELRLDAVEELVGDPNLRRQLREHLAGVYDLERLLGRVATGRASPRDLSFVGRTLASLPKLKAKLTKRRSSLLQELEINLDLCAELRSQLEMALIEDCPLQPRDGGFIRPGYHQPLDDLRELAVGGKQWIARYQAEQIASSGIPSMKVGYNRVFGYYIEVTNAQRDKIPDHFIRKQTLKNAERYITPELKEYEEKVVTADDQAKELEYELFVALRDQVHAGTQRLQKTAKILSQLDVLAGLAELAQLRGYCRPQIVDEPILDIRDGRHPVLDMLKTDGTFVPNDCQAGEEHGTMLLITGPNMAGKSTYIRQTALLAIMAQLGSFTPASSAVIGVADRVFARVGASDELSKGQSTFMVEMTETARILNNATVHSLVILDEIGRGTSTYDGVSLAWAIVEHLHDRIGCRTLFATHYHELTDLKSSLPGVRNLNVAVKEWDDNVVFLHKIVAGAADKSYGIHVARLAGVPRQVNERAKQILSHLEAEHLDESGRPKLAAQTRVKRPKGDLQLTLFAPYDHPLLEVIRETDIDNLTPMAALQQLIAWRDQLRQEEDKR from the coding sequence ATGGCCAAGACACCAATGATGCAACAGTACGATGACGCCAAAGCCGTCTGTGGAGACGCCGTCCTGCTATTCCGCATGGGCGACTTCTACGAGCTCTTCTACGAAGACGCCAAAACGGCGGCGCAAACCCTCGGACTGACCCTCACCAGTCGCGACAAAGGGGAAAACCCCATCCCCATGGCTGGCTTCCCGCACCACCAGCTGGATAACTACCTGGGGAAACTGATCACCGCCGGGCATCGGGCCGCCGTTTGCGAGCAGGTCGAAGACCCCAAACAGGCCAAAGGGCTTGTCAAACGGGAGGTCACCCGGGTCGTCTCTCCTGGTACGGTCACCGATGACGCCCTGCTGGATCCGCGGGAGAGCAATTACCTGGCCGCCGTGGCGATCGACACCTCCAAGGGGAAAAAAGGCGATCCGGAACGGGTCGGCGTCGCCTGGGCCGATCTGTCGACGGGCCGCTTCCAGGCCGCCGTTTTTCCGGCCCGCCAGCTGGCGGACCAGCTGGCCCGCATCTCCCCCAGCGAATGCCTGCTGCCCGACGACGCCAAGACGCTCGCCCTGGATCTGGAAGATTCGTTCTTCCTCACCCAGCGGCCCGACTGGAGTTTCGCCCTGGCGGCGGCGGAAAAGGCGCTGCAAAAACAGTTCGGCTCCAACACGCTCGCCGGTTTTGGTTTTGACGAAAACGACAGTCCGGCGATCCGGGCCGCCGGGGCGCTGCTGGATTATCTGCACGAAACGCAAAAGGCGTCGCTCGATCATTTTGACGCGCTGCTGCCCTATCGCGTTGGCTCCACGCTGGAGATCGACGAAGCGACCCGCCGCAGCCTGGAGCTGACCCGCACCATCCGGGAGGGACGTCGGGAAGGCTCGCTGCTGGCCGTGCTGGATCAATGCGTCACGGCGATGGGCTCCCGCCTGCTGGCCGATTTTCTGGCCAATCCGCTGACCGATCGCACCCTGATCGAGTTGCGCCTGGACGCTGTGGAGGAACTGGTTGGCGACCCGAACCTGCGGCGCCAGCTGCGGGAGCATCTGGCCGGCGTGTACGATCTGGAACGCTTGCTGGGCCGCGTCGCCACAGGTCGCGCCAGCCCGCGGGACCTGAGCTTTGTCGGCCGCACGCTGGCCAGCCTGCCGAAGCTCAAGGCGAAACTGACCAAGCGCCGCAGCAGCCTGCTGCAGGAACTGGAGATCAACCTCGACCTGTGCGCCGAGTTGCGCAGTCAGCTGGAGATGGCGCTGATCGAAGACTGCCCCCTGCAGCCGCGGGACGGCGGGTTCATCCGCCCCGGATACCACCAGCCGCTCGACGATTTGCGGGAGCTGGCAGTCGGCGGCAAGCAGTGGATCGCCCGTTACCAGGCCGAGCAGATCGCCAGCTCCGGCATCCCCAGCATGAAGGTCGGTTACAACCGGGTCTTCGGGTATTACATCGAAGTCACCAACGCCCAGCGCGACAAAATCCCGGACCACTTCATCCGCAAACAGACGCTGAAAAACGCCGAACGGTACATCACGCCGGAACTGAAAGAGTACGAAGAGAAGGTCGTTACCGCGGACGACCAGGCGAAGGAACTGGAGTACGAGCTGTTCGTCGCCCTCCGCGACCAGGTTCATGCCGGCACGCAGCGTCTGCAGAAGACGGCCAAGATTCTGTCCCAGCTGGATGTACTCGCCGGCCTGGCCGAACTGGCCCAGCTTCGCGGTTACTGTCGTCCCCAGATCGTCGACGAGCCGATTCTCGATATCCGCGATGGCCGGCACCCGGTGCTGGACATGCTGAAGACCGACGGCACCTTCGTCCCCAACGATTGCCAGGCCGGAGAAGAGCACGGCACCATGCTGCTGATCACGGGCCCCAACATGGCCGGTAAAAGCACGTACATTCGGCAGACGGCGTTGCTCGCCATCATGGCGCAGCTGGGCAGCTTTACGCCGGCTTCATCGGCCGTCATCGGGGTGGCCGATCGGGTGTTCGCCCGGGTGGGAGCCAGCGATGAGCTGTCGAAGGGGCAAAGTACATTCATGGTGGAAATGACGGAAACGGCCCGCATTTTGAATAACGCCACCGTCCACAGCCTGGTGATTCTCGACGAGATCGGCCGCGGCACCAGCACTTACGACGGCGTTTCGCTGGCCTGGGCGATTGTCGAACATCTGCACGACAGGATCGGCTGCCGCACCCTGTTCGCCACCCATTACCACGAGCTGACCGATCTCAAATCGTCCCTGCCGGGCGTGCGGAACCTGAACGTGGCCGTGAAGGAGTGGGACGACAACGTCGTCTTTCTGCATAAGATCGTCGCCGGGGCGGCCGACAAAAGCTACGGCATCCATGTCGCCCGCCTGGCCGGCGTCCCCCGCCAGGTCAACGAACGGGCCAAACAGATCCTGTCGCATTTGGAAGCCGAACATCTGGACGAGTCGGGCCGCCCCAAACTGGCAGCGCAAACCCGCGTCAAGCGTCCCAAAGGCGACCTGCAGCTGACGCTCTTCGCCCCCTACGACCACCCGTTGCTGGAAGTGATCCGCGAGACCGACATCGACAACCTCACCCCGATGGCCGCCCTGCAGCAACTCATCGCCTGGCGCGACCAGCTCCGCCAGGAAGAAGACAAACGGTAA